One window of the Babesia bovis T2Bo chromosome 2, whole genome shotgun sequence genome contains the following:
- a CDS encoding Glutaredoxin family protein, which produces MPGPGDSAISTLISSNGGKLVLYVEDKEYPGHAQLDTVINSLKEDFPSIRFETVDLASAREALAVDGSPTFVFFQDQKEINRLEGCSTSMLVTTIRGWDKSDSGESTQERIKRLISTHRILLFMKGEKSDPFCRYSKAVVNMLNESGVEYDTYNIFEDPELREELKVYSNWPTYPQLYVNGSLIGGHDIIKELYEQNSLRFD; this is translated from the exons ATGCCGGGTCCTGGTGATTCAGCGATAAGTACCTTGATATCGAGCAATGGTGGTAAATTGGTCCTCTACGTGGAAGACAAGGAGTATCCTGGCCATGCTCAGCTTGATACTGTGATTAACTCTTTGAAGGAG GATTTTCCTAGCATTAGGTTTGAGACTGTGGACCTAGCTTCTGCTAGGGAAGCCCTTGCTGTGGACGGCTCGCCTACTTTTGTGTTCTTCCAG GACCAGAAGGAAATCAACCGCCTTGAGGGATGCTCGACATCCATGCTGGTCACTACTATACGTGGCTGGGACAAGTCAGACTCCGGTGAGAGCACTCAGGAACGTATCAAGCGGCTTATATCCACGCACCgcattttgttatttatgAAGGGTGAGAAGAGCGACCCGTTTTGCCGTTACAGCAAGGCTGTCGTTAACATGTTGAATGAGTCTGGTGTTGAGTACGACACTTACAACATCTTTGAGGACCCCGAGCTCCGTGAGGAACTCAAGGTTTATTCCAATTGGCCTACATATCCGCAACTCTATGTGAAT GGTTCGTTAATTGGTGGTCACGACATCATCAAGGAGCTTTATGAGCAGAACTCGCTTCGCTTTGATTAG
- a CDS encoding erythrocyte membrane-associated antigen has product MCSRRHSCAMLLFLLAFCNSIVNVLTDDLVRLDPGVSKGESIVLDYEANRGYSFVARIGNQDISLRVVSSLEGLILLCQDTSACSHINLGGICYDPKLSTSAIWCKNSDACIPGADGYRCVEQSSHEGLQPVTTLDFYSEGIRHRVDTFEGYENVSLRNVGLLVPPIYERVPIKLATNMVVNNSLEFGRDIGGFFGIIGSSASCRGNSMWSDILQRYDGFYMLDLYGDIGSSRDVASAVNCIKLGSDVAKSDDILWSEKRQVGGIFTDAATGFTVYGMSMCGTDMFGKTSSNWHVNIDLTSQCLVLPKNFWFSVMAQLPILNSCYRMDGPKLCQLKRGDIEFLPEIQFRLHSQDDSIISIPLENLLLDDTATPRICIVPQEDTYSPPIFTDRPTIKFGYKVLESLQVVVDTNGYRVGFLPKKPADTSDAICNPRVECFGDQQYIPELNECIQPSCSIWSFKRLDADKGLCVTSPSAIAILYVVITLFLIAEVRRFFIRRHVLKKAKRLC; this is encoded by the exons ATGTGCAGCAGGCGCCATTCTTGCGCCATGTTGCTGTTTCTATTAGCTTTTTGCAATAGTATCGTCAATGTGCTTACAGATGATTTAGTGCGATTGGATCCCGGTGTGTCTAAGGGTGAAAGCATAGTGTTGGATTACGAGGCTAATCGTGGTTACAGCTTCGTGGCTAGAATTGGCAATCAGGACATATCACTTCGGGTGGTATCAAGTCTAGAGGGCTTGATTCTATTATGTCAAGACACTTCAGCTTGTTCCCATATTAATCTAGGTGGCATTTGTTACGATCCCAAGCTTTCCACTAGTGCCATTTGGTGTAAGAATTCGGACGCTTGCATTCCGGGTGCGGATGGCTATCGCTGTGTTGAGCAGTCATCTCATGAGGGTTTACAGCCAGTGACTACTTTGGACTTTTACAGTGAGGGCATAAGACACCGTGTCGATACCTTTGAGGGCTATGAAAACGTATCCCTGCGTAATGTTGGTTTATTGGTCCCGCCTATATATGAGCGTGTTCCAATAAAACTGGCTACCAACATGGTAGTTAACAACAGTTTGGAATTTGGTCGTGACATTGGTGGTTTCTTTGGCATTATAGGTTCTTCAGCCAGTTGCCGGGGCAATTCAATGTGGTCTGACATTTTGCAGCGTTATGATGGTTTCTACATGCTAGACCTCTATGGTGACATTGGGTCGTCCAGGGATGTTGCTTCTGCTGTAAATTGCATTAAGCTGGGCTCTGACGTTGCGAAGAGCGATGACATTCTATGGTCTGAGAAACGCCAGGTGGGTGGCATATTCACTGACGCTGCAACTGGCTTTACTGTTTATGGCATGTCTATGTGTGGCACTGACATGTTTGGCAAAACTTCTTCTAACTGGCACGTCAATATAGACTTGACATCGCAATGCTTGGTGTTACCTAAAAACTTTTGGTTTAGTGTTATGGCTCAGTTACCTATACTCAACAGTTGCTACCGCATGGATGGTCCTAAATTATGTCAACTAAAGCGTGGCGATATAGAATTCTTACCTGAAATCCAATTTAGGTTACATTCACAGGATGACAGTATTATCAGTATACCTCTGGAGAACCTATTACTTGACGATACTGCCACACCTAGGATTTGTATAGTACCTCAGGAAGACACGTATTCACCTCCTATTTTTACGGATCGCCCTACTATCAAGTTTGGTTACAAGGTCCTGGAGTCGCTGCAGGTGGTGGTGGACACCAATGGGTACCGTGTAGGCTTCTTGCCTAAGAAGCCTGCGGATACCAGTGATGCCATATGCAACCCACGTGTTGAGTGCTT CGGTGATCAGCAGTACATTCCGGAACTCAACGAGTGCATCCAGCCGTCATGCAGCATCTGGAGCTTCAAACGCCTGGATGCCGACAAGGG ACTTTGCGTCACATCTCCAAGTGCGATTGCGATTTTATATGTGGTTATAACATTATTCCTGATAGCTGAGGTCAGGCGATTTTTCATTCGTCGTCATGTTTTGAAGAAGGCTAAGCGTTTATGCTAG
- a CDS encoding 3-demethylubiquinone-9 3-O-methyltransferase, with protein MRQIGTLSLTRFYNIAFRQPRHFSSNAKFGPLGNDWWDIDGPVSVLHDYNYVRVPFIARSYANLNGQEDNHTNVPQLGTFIWDCIFKEAEKRSKVHLSSILNGVRILDVGCGGGILSEILAKCGAHVVGIDPSKELIEVAKQHRDTDLVYDCAKLGLSDECSRNLEYIQGTVESYAQSHHKELFDIVVASEVIEHVPNIQKQAFIDSIARLTKPGGLVVFTTPGRSLKSCVINIGFAERVFKTVPKDTHRYTLFVSPESLSRSCANSGLSELCRQGIFYLPYIRRFVHVNTCDILYMIAYKRDI; from the coding sequence ATGCGGCAAATAGGGACCCTGTCTTTGACACGGTTCTATAACATAGCATTTAGGCAGCCACGGCATTTCTCAAGTAACGCCAAATTCGGCCCATTAGGGAATGATTGGTGGGATATAGACGGCCCAGTTAGTGTTCTGCACGATTATAACTACGTACGTGTGCCATTCATAGCACGGTCATATGCTAACCTGAACGGTCAAGAAGATAACCATACAAATGTACCGCAACTAGGAACTTTCATATGGgattgtatatttaaagaAGCTGAAAAGCGTTCAAAAGTACATCTATCAAGTATACTTAACGGTGTACGTATACTAGACGTAGGTTGCGGTGGAGGTATACTTAGCGAGATACTGGCAAAGTGCGGTGCACATGTAGTAGGCATAGATCCGTCCAAAGAGCTTATAGAAGTTGCCAAACAGCATAGGGATACGGATCTAGTATACGACTGCGCAAAGCTAGGGTTATCTGACGAGTGCTCAAGGAACTTGGAGTATATACAAGGTactgtggaatcctatGCACAGAGTCACCACAAGGAACTATTTGATATTGTAGTGGCTTCCGAAGTTATAGAGCATGTGccaaatatacaaaaacaagCATTCATCGACTCCATTGCAAGACTAACGAAACCCGGTGGTCTAGTTGTGTTCACCACACCGGGCAGGTCGTTGAAGTCCTGTGTAATCAACATCGGGTTCGCAGAAAGAGTATTCAAAACCGTGCCCAAAGATACACACAGGTACACCCTATTCGTCAGCCCCGAGAGCCTGTCACGTTCCTGCGCCAATAGCGGTCTGTCAGAATTGTGCCGTCAGGGTATATTTTACCTGCCATATATCAGACGATTCGTGCACGTTAACACGTGCGATATCCTGTACATGATAGCATACAAAAGGGATATCTAA
- a CDS encoding putative integral membrane protein, with translation MATYNDIESNTTASSMETEEEAFAKVYDPYYDGPRTTLLRKCAYCTTPLKYYINNVTGLEASFLILVMLCAPLGASLLCQVYSAYKPENPLHVVNLPIIWLVYYILGCTTGCLLVFGQAMRILLLVDQTIWRRYYQRKARNAEINAAITRERNNNLMLSNNATNQTNGANDEKKPFNFRGIMLRLVFKFRTNTVMVNGELPNKTMGQWIKSATIPEWICHIFFTLRWLAASILLATFHTFNLVYLILHWKWDILRSAYNVRAVHFANGLSHVTMIYVGWRVAIYLAELWRRSLNSNLNPRFKDEFHHLPNGRELISEPMFAFIMDKCPCTYEVPTLVAPQPEYELSTHFHSKFHHFAKTLFACVVFYVVTTSAAISLWAGIRLAFFEIKDMRVRMVELMNSYKKLEKELKLES, from the coding sequence ATGGCAACCTACAACGATATTGAAAGTAATACCACAGCGTCTTCCATGGaaacagaagaagaagcGTTTGCTAAGGTCTATGATCCCTATTACGATGGACCAAGAACCACCTTGCTCAGGAAGTGTGCTTATTGCACCACCCCTTTGAAATACTACATCAATAACGTCACTGGCCTTGAAGCGTCGTTCCTCATACTGGTGATGTTGTGCGCTCCCCTAGGAGCCAGCCTGCTGTGCCAAGTATATTCAGCGTATAAACCAGAAAACCCACTACATGTGGTCAATCTTCCAATAATATGGCTGGTCTACTATATATTGGGATGTACAACAGGATGTCTACTCGTATTTGGTCAAGCCATGCGTATACTTTTGCTGGTGGATCAAACTATATGGCGCAGATACTACCAAAGGAAAGCCAGGAACGCTGAAATTAACGCAGCCATCACAAGAGAAAGAAATAATAACCTAATGCTAAGCAATAACGCAACCAACCAGACTAATGGAGCCAATGACGAGAAAAAGCCTTTTAACTTCCGTGGAATCATGCTACGCCTAGTTTTCAAATTTAGAACTAATACCGTCATGGTAAATGGAGAATTACCAAACAAAACCATGGGACAGTGGATTAAATCAGCCACCATACCAGAATGGATTTGCCATATATTCTTCACATTGAGATGGCTGGCTGCATCTATCTTGCTAGCTACATTCCATACATTCAACCTGGTGTATCTAATATTACATTGGAAGTGGGATATATTAAGGAGCGCATACAACGTAAGAGCAGTACACTTCGCAAACGGATTGTCACACGTAACAATGATCTACGTAGGATGGAGAGTAGCCATATACCTCGCAGAACTGTGGAGAAGATCTCTGAATAGTAATTTAAACCCACGCTTCAAAGATGAGTTCCACCATCTCCCAAACGGACGCGAACTCATCAGTGAACCCATGTTCGCATTCATCATGGATAAATGCCCGTGCACATATGAAGTACCAACACTCGTGGCACCACAGCCAGAATACGAGCTGTCTACCCACTTCCACAGCAAGTTCCACCATTTCGCCAAAACCCTTTTCGCCTGCGTAGTCTTCTACGTAGTAACGACATCCGCAGCTATATCACTCTGGGCTGGTATCAGACTTGCATTCTTCGAAATTAAAGACATGCGTGTGCGCATGGTAGAGCTGATGAATTCATACAAAAAATTGGAAAAGGAGCTAAAACTGGAGTCATAA
- a CDS encoding Programmed cell death protein 2 C-terminal putative domain family protein, with amino-acid sequence MTQIAHLSKERPGEAFEAFRHSRFGGNPVLPTSVQVATPPRCAVCQRELLFLMQLATPYKHDVDRVLVIYFCPEHSEASEGWSIYRYTMSSSVPGIVASTSAFDEMNALSSWVSDIDLVPSSHVGDHIANDSSNAYRVIVEEDFINPALEFKGIDDQRLYQSYRHRNRSELDEEDHMDFDQLDSMANTDDDSSMDSDPEDMIDTMLMEFQHYVSLRPSSVLRYDWSGIPLLLERTSPPAIVCNGCNGPVAFEFQLLPPFTKYIAHHITRRAAMHIASVLFYTCRNDCITANSGIQEHAYVLLYV; translated from the exons ATGACGCAAATCGCCCACTTGTCGAAGGAACGGCCGGGAGAGGCCTTTGAAGCATTCCGCCACTCACGCTTCGGTGGTAACCCA GTGTTGCCAACATCCGTGCAAGTAGCTACGCCCCCGAGATGTGCTGTATGCCAACGTGAACTGTTGTTCCTGATGCAGCTTGCTACACCTTACAAACACGATGTTGACCGAGTACTAGTAATCTACTTTTGCCCGGAGCATTCCGAGGCAAGCGAAGGGTGGTCTATTTACAGATATACCATGAGTTCATCGGTACCGGGAATTGTAGCTAGCACATCTGCATTTGACGAGATGAACGCCTTGTCAAGTTGGGTCAGCGATATCGACCTTGTACCCAGTAGTCACGTGGGTGATCATATTGCCAATGACTCGTCAAATGCATACCGAGTGATTGTGGAAGAGGATTTTATAAATCCAGCATTAGAGTTCAAAG GCATTGACGACCAGCGGCTTTACCAGTCATACAGGCATCGCAATCGCTCTGAACTGGACGAAGAGGATCACATGGACTTTGATCAACTGGATTCCATGGCTAATACCGATGACGATTCTTCCATGGACTCTGACCCAGAGGATATGATAGATACCATGTTAATGGAGTTCCAGCATTACGTCAGCCTGCGTCCCAGCAGT GTACTGCGCTACGATTGGAGTGGCATTCCGCTATTGCTGGAGCGTACTTCTCCACCAGCAATCGTGTGTAACGGATGCAATGGACCAGTGGCATTCGAGTTCCAGCTGCTGCCGCCATTCACCAAGTATAT TGCCCATCACATAACGCGCCGAGCGGCCATGCATATAGCGTCTGTACTATTTTACACGT GCCGGAACGACTGCATAACCGCAAACAGCGGAATACAGGAACATGCCTACGTGCTACTATACGTCTAG